Below is a genomic region from Ochotona princeps isolate mOchPri1 chromosome 28, mOchPri1.hap1, whole genome shotgun sequence.
CTGTCTTAAGAAGCAGACATAGCAATGTAGAGTAAGAGACACAAAAGCAAGCAGCGGCTACATATGAGTATCTTCAGGGTACTCAGTGCAGTGCACGTTGCCATGGGAGATAAAGAAGTGTAAACTCCCAGGCTACAGTGTGCGTGAGCCGAGGAAACCAAGTCCAACTGTGAAATAATCAGGGTGCAATATTAAGAAAACTGTGTATGCAATCCAGGGCTGAGTGGGAGTGGTACACCAGGAATTGAAAGATGGGAAGATAACTGGGTACAGAGCAAGGGGACTAGGCTTCTCCGAAGCCAAGTTGACTTCATTCAGGAAGAATGAGAAGGATCAAGGGAAAGAGTATTCTTGTTTGGTCCATTGGGCTTAAACAAAGCCTAGAGGCAGAGAGATTGGTTTGCCCCTAGCAGAGAACAGGGGAAGCCTGAGCTAACTGTAATGGAGAGGATttgagagaggggaaaagaagtTGGACTTGTTTACAAAGCAGTGGGAGAGTCAGGTTGGTCTGTTGTGTATCAGTATGGGATTGCATGCAGCAACAACTCCACGGAACTCTGAAACATGTGCTTGACCATGGAAAGGCCTCCATTTTCTCCAACAACATGTAGCTCTGCACCAAGTGAGAGTTCCACATGGACACCTTGCTCTAGCTTGGACCTCGCGTGGTGGGGAGATTTACATGCAAAAGGTTCCAGTGGGTGATTTCCTCATTAGGGATGCAAAAACATTCTCAGAAATGCCTAGCGGTGACCTCTTTGTATTTCATTGGCCAGAACTACAGCACAAGGCAGATCCCACAGGATATCTGGGAAGGCTTGTGTTCGCATGGACATGCTATCACCATAAGCAACATCAGCATTCCGCTTCTTAAGGAAGTGGGAAAAGTGGATACTTggaatagcaaagagaaattccTGTATACCAGGCATAGCTGTATCTATACTGTATCACTCTAAGTTCCTAAACAGGCTTGTCTTTGAAAAAGTAATGACATTTGTTAGATGTCTTTGGCATTGATACGCAAGAAATttggaaagaagaagaagatgctCTGGCAAGGTGGCTAAAAGTTGTTGAAGGTCATCTAGCAGTGAGATGGTGGGCATTTGGACTACAGTTCTAGATGTCAGAAGAAAGCAGACAGGCAAGCTGTCACAGTGTTCCAAGAAGGTTTTGTGACAATCACTCCATAGGCAATAGTCAAGGTGGAGGGTGTTGCCAGATCACCTACTTGGTCCTTAATTGTTTTTCTAGGTGTAAAGTTAGCACTGGCAGCAAGTGGGAGAGGACATCTTAGTAAGGAGAAATTGATTAGGAGAAATTCAAGCATCCAAGACATTGGACAGCATAACAAACCCTGGTGTgttgttgcattttttaaaagatttattttttattggaaaggcagatttacacagagaaaaaagggacaaagagaaagatcttccatccactgcttcactatccaagtggcctcaatggccagagctaggcagatttaaaacccaagagccaggaacttcttcttctgggtctcccacgcgggtgcagggtcccaaggctttgggccgtcctcgactgttttcccaggccacaagcagggagctggatgggaagcagggcagccagaattagaaccggcgcccatatgggatctgggtacttgaaaggcaaggactttagcaactaggctactgcatggggCCCAGTGTTGCATATTTACGTAAAAAGCACCTGAGATATCTAAAGGCAAAGCATGAGGCTCGGAGTTGGGGCTCACGTTTCTTCTTGAGAACATGTATGTCCCTGTCCAGAGGCTTCCTCTAAATGCAGTACGTAGCAGACCACAAGCAAACCTCTGAACGCCTCTGTGCTTAAAAAGCATAACTAAGCAGGTCTGGAAAACAAACCACATTCCTTTGAATGACTAATCCTAAACAAAGGAGGcatcctgcctggccctgggctgggagtAGGAAAGGAAGACTACAAAGGGATCCCACAgatttttttgggaggggggtgGTGAGGTTTGATCTATTCATTGGGAAAGAGCAGGATAAAACCTTCTTAAGACCAGAAAAGGACAAATTTGGAAACTCACCACTTCACAACACGAGGGCACAGTCCCTGTGCGAGACAGTGAGGGGATCAAGATGCCTTCTACGTAGTTCATGACCCAGGAGAGCCAGGTGTTGTGCGGTCGCTGACTGCACTGGCTGGAGGAAGCCTCCCCCAAGCCAATGATCAGGGCTCAGGCTCTGAGAGCTGACCAGAGGTGCTCCTTCTGTCGGGGCTCAAGCCTGCTCTGTCCTTTGACAGTCTGTTGTCCTGCGATAGCTAGCACCAACAGGAATGGACTTGACCTTAGCTTGAAAGGGATCTTCCACCAACAAAATTGCATGAGTGTCCTGGGAAAGGACCTCACATCATGAAAAATCCAAGGGTCTCCCCGCTGTGGCATCTCAGAGTTCTCCTCAGCCTTGCAGAAACACAGATGACTGGGAAACTCAGCAAGGGGTGGAGCACTGAGGTCGGGTTAGTGACAGCAGTGCTGGGTGATTCTGGGATTGCTGCGACCCGTGACAGCGCACTTAGCTTCATCTGGACTTTaggagcctggtgtgatggctcagttggctaatcctctccttgtaagTGCCGGGATCGcatacaggtgccggtttgtgtcccagctgctgttccacctccctccagctccctgcttgtggcctgggtgccAGTTGAAGACATTTTACTCCGCCTTGTGTCAGTTGCTTCCATCTGTGGTGAGCAGCTAGGATCTGGCgtttggggttcctggctctgagctcagggCAGGCAATGTAGCAGTTTCCTGGCTGTAGGCTTCAGCAGGCTGTTATTGTTTATACTCATTACCCGGAGGATTCAAGCCTGACCCAAAAGATTCTGTGCCTGAAGTAGAAGCCCCCGGGGTGAATTTTGCCAGGAGCAGCAACAGATGCTGGGCAGAAAAGTCTCAAAGTGCAAAGACATATTTCAGGGAATTCTTTGGGGCTCAAAGGACCAGGATCCCACATTCTAATGGTGTTTGAATATTGGTTGTTTCATGCCAAcgtgaattttttattttgttaatgcaAGCATTTGAAGTCATtctcagcttttaaaaatgtaaatttgaaaGATCTACAATTAAGTCTCCTTTCTGTCCAGGACCTGAACAACCACAGAGGCTCCTTTCCTTTCAACTCGGAGAGGAAAAGTGCCAATTTGGACGTGGGGCCTTCCTGCCCCGCCCCACCCTTTAGTCCTCCTCCCCAGGGACAACAGgattcctctccttccctccaggcTCAGGCCAGATGGACCTGTATCTGAGTAGATGAATGTATATTTCCCAAGAAGGGTTTTAGTGGCAGGAAttaatggggggaaaaaaaagacaatatgtaGCCGGTGCATGAGAAGGCCTTGAACTAAAAAGTACAAGGAGAAAAAGTGTCAGCAGAAAAGATCACTCCTTGGAAGACAAAGATGAAGCGGTAATTCTACTCACATGAACAGAAAAGGCTGAGTCACAGGCCAATCTGCCCCTGAAGATGGGCATTACACAGAGCTAACAGGCATCCATCCTGAAGTGTCGGGCACACAAGCCACTCTGTGGTGACACTCTGTCGACGGCTCAGTGGCATCTGACCACAGTCACCTCAGGCATTTCCTCGAGTCCTCCCGCATTCATGTCTACAGGAAGTTTCACCTTTCAGGTCAAAGGAATTGGCACACCTTGGCTCAGGAGcttgagccaggatgaagcagggTCCAATATCTTCTGAGGGCCAATCCCTGGTCACTGCTACTACACCTAGGTTAATCCACTTTGCTTCCCAGAGGTGTCGCTGACAGTCAATTATAAGAGGTTGGTGTAGGACTGGTTGACCGGTTCTCCCTTAGAGATAGGAGCGCACTCTGTTTGGGCTCAGGGAGCAAGAGCAAGCTGGTTAGTATCTGGTACTTGTCAAGTGAATCCTTGAGTAATTATTAAGTCCCAATCACATGTAAGACAAGCTTTTGCCTCTGTAACCAGATTGTGTGGGACATACAGGATATCCAACCACCCAGGAAGGGGACAATAGCACAGGACCCTGCCAAGGAGTGGGGACACAGATGGAGGTGGCAGGCTTCAGAGATGTGTGggattcccttccagctctggttGAAAGAAACAGGTCACAGCTAAGACCCCAGGGAGTCTTCGCCAGGGGAGGTTCCCTCTACTTCCTGTCCTGCAGAGTCATGCAGCCATGGGACTGGTATATGGAACACAAGCTGTTCAAAAGCCCTGGGCTCATGGGCTCAGAGGCACAAACGAGTTCCATTTTGTAATATAATTCAGTAAGCAAGGGAGCTCTATGGGTCTGATTATCAATACCAGTCTATCGATTGCCACGGAGGAGGGGCTATATTTTCTTACGACCTCAACGCTCTTGTCCACTGATGCCTGACTGTTTCTCATGCCAGAGACTTTTGGAGGCAATGACAGAAATGGCTTACTGTACACACAACCAGGGCCAAAGATGGGAAGACTTTGGAAGGATAAAGGACTGCACCATCTGTGCCTCATGACATTCTTGCTGAATATGATGCACACACTAAAAGGTGCTGGTGACTGCCATCTCTAAATTCTccccctggggtgcagcagggaTAAATGCCATACAATTCTTACCACCCACTCTTCCCTGTATGTGCATTAATGGACACATTTCATAGACAAAATGATGAGACGGTGGGAACTGAACTGGCCACCTGGAGGCTCTTGACCGTTTCTCAGATATCTTACTATTCTTTATGTCATGATGGACAGACTAGCCGTTGGGGGGtatctttcttttccattttgaaaCTTACTGTTAATTTACATTCAGTAAAATTCAGTCTTTGAGTTTTATGGATTTCGACCAACACAGATTTACCTTAACACCACCACAATCAAGATGCAAGACATTCCATCATCCTTTCCCACTCACCCCCACTCGAAACATAGTTCTAATGTATACTTCTGAAATAGGTTCCAGGGTAGTGACTTCTGCCTTACTGATTTAAGTGCCACTAAGGAGggccacatcccacattggagtgcctggggttaagtcctggctctgtttttaATCCCAGATTCTCTTTTATGCGGCAGGTGTTGGTTCAAGTAGTTGCATTCCTGcaacctacctgggagacccacgctgagttctggctcctggcccaacaattgcaagcatctggggagtgaatcagtggccaaaagccttctgtctctgtctgtctctttccctctgctattaaataaaattaaaaagttaagaaTTGATATCAACACCTGCCACACATGACTAAGCTGATGCTCCTGCTGGTTCTCATCGCTTGCGCTTTCAGAGGAGTGTACTTTCTGTCTTTATCTACCAGATCTGGGACCCACCAGCATGAACATTCTCTCATCCCCCAAGATGGACAAAATGAAGCTTTTTTCCAAGTGTAGGTATATTTGCTAAGTTAGCAATGCATCCATCAGGTTAATTTGGTTCTGGAACGCAAAACATAAAGTCAAACTGCATGTTCGTGACATTCCCCCCGAAGAAAACTGGAGACAATTTCTAACATTCCAATATGGGCTTCCTCCACAAGGGACATACCAGCTCTGAGGGTTGGGGATGAGGACTATTAAGTCATATCTCCAGTTCATTTCCTTCCTTTAACTGGGTCATGTGGATAAGATAACCCCTCCATATTAGCAACTGTGCCAGCACCCAATTCATTATACACACTTCTACCTTCCAGAAACTGGCCCTAGTTAGTTAGCACTAAAACGAAAAAACCTATCAGGTCTAAATGGAGTCTGCTTCCTTGTTAAATTATGCAACTTAGAAGTTGaatttgttgctgctgctttttttttgtatgagttccttaaaaaaattacatctatatttatatttgtatggCTTATATTTGCATGCTCATTAGAGATAATTTAAATGACACAAAAAGTAAAGCTGACGTTATtcacttaataaaatatttatttatttatttatttatttattatttatttatttgagagagctaGATTCCCTACTTATTGACtgcagtagccaaggctgagacagagcaaggtcaggagccaggagctttgtcaaGATGCCgcacacaggcagcaggagcccaagtacttgcgtCATAGTCGGCtctcttcccaggcacaggagcagggagttgacttggaagtggagtagccaggactcaagcaagTACCCTGGTAACAGGTGATGATaacttaacctgctataccaaaATGCTCTCTCCTTTAACTGTGTTCTATCTGGATGATATTTGGCAAGTTATGAAAAATCAGTTATATGAGTTTGATTGTTCCATGGGTCAGCATGTCTCATTACAACCTAAGATTTTCTGGCCCTATAGTGAACTCATCCTGCCATGGACTGGCAAAGTACTTTTCAACAACAAATGGGAGAAATGTGGGCTTACACATTTAATGGAGGAAACAGGGCATCTGGCAGGGCCTCCAGTTTGGCTCCCAGGAATCTGCATGTCCTTTTTGCTCCATCTCTGAGCCAGGGAGGACAAGAAAAGATCCTCACTTCTTTCTGGATATCCAACTCCAGCAGTCAGAGGAAGACCCCTGCATTCCTGCAATCACAAAAACACAGGGCTGATCTTTCCCTGCCAAGCCCCTACAGTGAACAGCTTCAGCACGGCTACACACAGTCAACAGCTGGGGTGATCTATGAGAAGGTTTTGTTGTCAGATTGAAGTCTCTTGAGAAGCAGGTGAAGTCTTACACCTGCAGGGGGAGGAGCGTCAGGACAGCCCCCTGGGTGTGATCTGAGAGCGAGGGACACTTGGTCACCTCACTCCTTGTATgttcccctccccctttcttaattttctctctctttcacctctGTGGAGAAAAGGGCTCCAGGGCAAGGATCAACCTGATTGTTTCCTGATTCGTTACCTATTGTCTTTGCACATCAGAGAAAGTCAAACCTTAGAACTTTCTCTGACACCAGcagtgacagtgtgtgtaataaTTCTAAAGTCTTCACCCTTGCTCCCCCTTAGTGCTGCCTCTGCTGGGGTTGGGCACCTGCTGGTTTCCCTTGAGCAGAGAAATGCACCCTCAGTCGACATTTCCCCTCCCATCCAGCAGCCTTTCTCCCTACAGCTACCTGCACTCTCGACTTTTTAGGAATCTGTTGGCTGGGAGTGGCAGAACTTTGTGGCGCGTTGAGAGTGGCTCCCAAGCATTAATATAGCCAGGATCCAGGGCTTCACTGGAATCAGAGCCACTTCAGAGACCAGCGCCTTGGAAGTTATAGAACCACAGCTCACACAAGGTGTAGGCTGGAGTTGTTAGCAAAGTAGATGCACATACCACTCACGGTGTAAACTACATCAGATGAAAGTATATATCTTGAACTTTCCTGTAGAAACTTCCACCACGAGAACCATTCTTGCATCCCACAGAAGTTTATTGTTGCTGAGTTTACTTGGAACCAAGCACCCTGCTGGGGGTTGGAGATGCCACAGTGAGTTAAGGAGACCCCAATTTCTGTCCTCACCATGCGGCAAGTATGGCAGGCACTGGCTTGCCAACTCAGATGCATCACAGTACCCAGCAGTGCCTAGGACTCGGGCTGCAGCAACAGATCCCTAGGGAGGTGCCCTTTGCTGTTACATTAGGTGCAATTCTTAACCATCTCAAACTCTGGCTGTGGTAGCTCCTCACAAGACTGGCAGATTCCCTTTGCTTTAACTCCCCTGTTGCCAAAGCAGTCTATGACTAACGCAGGCTTGACAGAAGCAGTGCTTGGGGACAGAACAAGGAGGATTCTTCAACTTACCTCCACACTGCGTGAATAAACTCACTCCAGCTTTGCCCACTGGGGTCTGAGTGTGCTACACCTTCACTGGCGTGATGAGGTCCACTCAGAGTAAAGTCTTGATTTTGAACATGCAAAGCCAAAGAGCAGATGCCAGAGATGAACAAGGGCCTCAGTGTTACAAAGAGATCACTTCGAGTGACATGAACCCATTGCTCACAACCGCACCCCTCCTCTCCTGGCCACTCTTTCTTCTCCCTCAAATACCACACCAACTTGTGTTGGATATAATTTCTCATACACACCCAGTGTTAAGTCTCCGGTAAGCCTAATGGGATATCCTCACTCCTTTTTCACAGAGGAGAAAAACCAGACCTCAAAATTAATTCACTCAGTCCCACCACTGTTAGCAAAAGAAAAAGAGGCCAAAAAATCAAACCCAGACTCTCAGACTCTAAACCAATGTTCCTTACACTCTCCCATAATTCTCTACTTCTAAAAATCCAGCTCTTTCTCTTTGCACATGGCTTTGGCACCACGGGCCTGGCGGGCAGCTATCATACAACCTGTTATTTTTTGCCAAGGGTTCTGGACCAACTCAGAGGAAGGTTGATAGGTACTCCCCTTCTTAACCTGCAGGTCTCATCTCCTCCAGATGTGGCTTGCCCAACTCTGTTGCTGTCCCCAGTCTCCCCCTGCCTCCTGTGTGGAGAACCTGTAGGGGCTATGGATGTCTCGGCTTCCATTTTTACAAATGGAGGGCAGTGCGTGCGTGGCACAAGTTGAGGTTTTCTAGGAGTTGATTTATGCGTCTGCCGAGGACAGCCAAAGTTCTAACTGGGTTGATTTCAAAGACTTCCTGAGCAAGACGCCCAGTCCAGGCAGAGCCATGTAGGCTGTGTTGCATTCTGTACCCCCTAGCCTCTCCTTGTCACCCAGTGCTCCTAGACAGGGGTATTAATAACTGATCTGGTCCCCCCGGATGTCTGTGAGGGCTGGCCAGGCTCCCTAAGACTTCACGCAGAAGGGAATGCAATCTTCAAAGTCTGGACAAATGTCCAGGGATAGATTTCAATGTGTATATAAACCCTTGGGTTACTGGCCTCGTCTGAGGGCACTTGGACTACTATTTTGGGAAAGGGCAGATCATCACatacagaagacagaaagaggagaacTCTGTGCTGTCAAAGTAGGAAAGAAACTACAACCTATGTAAGTCACCTCTGCATTTGGCGACATAGTTGTGCCACTTCGGATTGAAACCCACATGATCTCCATTCAACAGCTCCCTTGCTTGACTAGGCACCTAAGGAACATGCTTCCCACGACATCTAATTGAATCAATTAGTTGATTATatcaaatctaaaaacaaaaacactgagtACAGGCTATAGCAATGTGAGTAAATAAAacaccttcatttttttcttttttttttattcattaattacattgtattatgtgtcacagtttcataggtacttggattctccccacccctcccaaaccctcccaccatggtggattcctccacctgttgcgtaaccacagttcaagatcagttgagattccctcattgcaagcatataccaaacatagagtccagcatcttattgtccaggcaagttcaacggcttcttaggtataccctgtctggtctgaagacagagccagcagagtatcatctggatcaattaaaagctccaacataccatcagcaaaaatttacatcaccatggaattaattgacatagtaatgagtagccaatatgttaaaaataaatgcgagatcttaaccaccttctgtgaccacctcattgacatttcaattttagtttatacacaacatataacatacataacataacatgttatacataacatcatatcatcttaaattaaggcaaaaaaaataaaataaaacaccttCAGTTTTAGAACTAGCGATAGCTTTTCTTTTCAAGTGGTAATTTTCCTGGATAAAATACAGGACTGATACAGATAATACATATTGTTAACCATGCGTTTTCAggcaccttttaaaaaagattgactGGACAGGCATGATGAcagggaaagaagggaagaaatagacgggggggggggggggagagaaagagagagaggccttccacttGCTGATATtcatcccaagtggccacatcagccgTAACAGCGTCAGGCTGAATCCACGAGCTAGGAagttcatctgagtctctcaggACGGCAAGAGGCCAAGTCCTTcggacatctgctgctgctttcccagacacactagtaGGGACctgaatgggcagtggagcagtgaGACTTGAACCTACACCCTGACGTGAGATGCTGGTGGCACCAGCagagcttcacccactgtgcctcaATCCCAGGCTCCTTCAAGTAGCTTCCTAACAGTGGAATACAGAAAAAGGTTAGTAAGCTCTGGTCCGTATTCTGATGTGTCACTTTTTCATTATATCCTAAAACAAGCCCTCCAATATAAACCAGGAGTGATTGCCTTTTTAATTAAATCAGCATAAAGCAGAGAGAATCAGTTTGCTTTGTACGGGTTCTGCTGTTGTTTGCCAAAGGCATTTATAGCTTGGATGGGTTTTTTCTGTCCCAGGAGCCATTTTTCAAAAAGGAAGTTATCTCCAAAGGGGCTGTAAAACCAACTGTGGCGAAAAtgaaattacacagaagagattGGCCATTTTCGCCTCCAATTCCATAGGATGTACCGAGCTGTGCTTAAAAGCCACTTATTTTCAGGGTTGCAACAAATTCTTGGGCTGGGTCCACCACCTACTATAACTCCATATACCTCTGATGAGCAAAGAGGCTCAATCCCACCCAAACTTAGAGGGCGTGGGTAGGAAAGACCCTCACTAGAAATGCGGAATCAGCCTCTTGGTTATTCCATCAGtacccaggaagaaaaaaaaaatgccaaggaGACTTGTGAAAagaaactgggcttgtggctcagccactgccccccacccccggctcctTCCCACATGCTCAATGGTGCCAGCAGCAACATCACCAGAGATTGTCATTTGTGGTAATCCCTAGGGAAGTGTCTTCCTAGAGGTCCTAGAAGTTGAGATCTGGGaatctccctcctcccatcctggAAGTTGGCTTCAGGCTGAAGACTAGAATGCATAGGTTGCCAGGGTGACTGTCTCACATGAAGGGCCCATAAGATGCTTCTTGACGGCGTGCACCTGTCTCCTTTGCTCAGTGCATCTGAACGGCACACCTGGCCAGAGTGGATGTTCAAAGATGCGCAGGTGGAAGTCCAGCAGGCAATGCCGTCATGCTTGGGCCACACAACAGAAAGAAGGCAGTGGCAGTGAGAACTGGTTTCCCTGTAGACAATGAGTCCGCAGACCCACGGAAACCATTTCTGGAAGACAGAACGGCCTCTCAGGCTGGAGGGACAGCAGGCGCGTGtgtcagctctggctcctgccctgaGCAGCAGCTCAGAGAATTGAGCCTGCCATTCCATTTCTGGGCCTTGGCTTCTTGAGCCTTAAATGGGACAGCGGCCAGACGGGTTCTCGGGTGTCTGTCCTGTGCCCTCAGCCTCGCTCAACTCTGGCCTGTAGTCCTGCCGCTCCACCGCAGTCACTGGGTGTGCCAGGAGACAGTAGAGAGCAATTCTGAACAGGGCTAGGCCAGAGCAGGGTTGGGACCAAACAAGTGCTGCTCTCCCTCAATGAGCACtgaccaggagcccagaccctaACAGGTCTCCTTCTCTTCAAAGGGAAAGCCGCTAAGCATGCAGAAGGAAGCGAAGACCATCAAAGCTGAGGCCGTGCACTTCAACCTGGGCGCCAAGAGGGCCCCCTCCTTTCCTCACTGTCTGCAGGCAGCGGCTTCCGCAGGGAAAACTCAGAAACACCCGCCCTTTCCCGAGGCGCTGCGGGGACCCTTCTCCCAGTTTCGGTATGAGCCTTCCCCAGGGGACCTGGACGGCTTCCCCGAGGTCTTCGAAGGAGGCGGGTCTCGGAAACGCAAGAGCATGCCCACCAAGATGCCCTACCCGCATCCTGCCCAGGAGGCCTCCTCGGCCCTCCGCTCGGACGAGGGCCAAGGCCAAAGTCCCCCCAGCCTCCCGCTGCTCTTCCCGCAGCCCCCACGCCCCAAGTACGACTCCCAGATGATCGACCTGTGCAACGTGGGCTTCCAGTTTTATCGCACCTTGGAGCACCTGGGTGGCAAGCCCGTCAGACAAGAACCCATCAAGCCCAGCGCCGTGTGGCCCCAGCCCGCACCTCCCGCCTTCCTGCCCGCGCCCTACCCCTACTACCCCAAGGTGCACCCGGGCCTCATGTTCCCCTTCTTCGTACCCTCCTCGTCGCCCTTCCCCTTCGGCAGGCACGCCTTCCTGCCCAAGCAGGCCCCCGAACCGCTGGGGCCACGCAAAGCTGATCCCCCGGAGGGCGAAGAAACCAAGCAGAAGGTGGAGCGGGTGGACGTGAACGTGCAAGTGGACGATAGCTACTACGTGGATGTGGGTGGAGCGCAGAAGCGCTGGCAGTGCCCCACCTGCGAGAAGTCCTACACCTCCAAGTACAACCTGGTGACCCACATCCTGGGCCACAGCGGGATCAAGCCGCACGCGTGCACCCGCTGCGGGAAGCTCTTCAAGCAGCTCAGCCACCTGCACACCCACATGCTCACGCACCAGGGTACGCGGCCCCACAAGTGCCAGGTGTGCCACAAGGCCTTCACCCAGACCAGCCACCTCAAGCGCCACATGATGCAGCACAGCGAAGTGAAACCGCACAACTGCCGCGTGTGCGGCCGCGGCTTCGCCTACCCCAGCGAGCTCAAGGCGCACGAGGCCAAACACGCCAGCGGGCGCGAGAACATCTGTGTGGAGTGCGGCCTCGACTTTCCCACCTTGGCCCAGCTGAAGCGCCACCTCACCACGCACCGCGGCCCCATCCAGTACAGCTGTTCCGAGTGCGACAAGACTTTCCAGTACCCGAGCCAGCTGCAGAACCACATGATGAAACACAAGGACATCCGGCCCTACATCTGCTCAGAGTGCGGCATGGAGTTCGTGCAACCGCACCACCTCAAGCAGCACTCGCTCACGCACAAGGTAAGGCACGGGGGACTGGAAGGTGCAGCACGGGGGCGGGGCCTTGGGCGGGGCGGGGTTCTGGGGGCGGGGCCTTGAGCGAGGGCGTGGCCCCTGTGGTGGGGCGTGGCTGTCAGGgcggcacctttttttttttattcattgattacattgtattatgtgatacagtttcgttggaactgggaatcaccccacctctcccccccgccctccccccatgtggaatattccaccttgttgcatatccactatcaagtacagttgagattccctctttgcaagcataaactaaacatagagtccaacattttatagtccgatcgggttgataatctgatggttctgccggACAGGGCGGGACCTTGAGCGAGGGCgtggctccctgtggcctgggtggGGTCAACGGAGGGCGTGGCTTTGGTGGGCGGAGCTAATGGAATCTCTACAGAGATAAGCAGAAGGGCTCTGGTCCCCAGGGCCCTCAGATGTCATTTCTGTTGCTGTCAGGCTGCATAACCTGAGCCCTGAGAACTTTCCTCACCTGTAAGTAGAAGCAAACGGGAGGAGACTAGACTATCACACAGAGCCTTTCCCCAGCTTGACATCGAGTCCAGGACAGCCTGGAAAAAAACAAGAATGCAGACATTCCGAGAAGACCTGAGGAAGCA
It encodes:
- the ZNF366 gene encoding zinc finger protein 366; translated protein: MQKEAKTIKAEAVHFNLGAKRAPSFPHCLQAAASAGKTQKHPPFPEALRGPFSQFRYEPSPGDLDGFPEVFEGGGSRKRKSMPTKMPYPHPAQEASSALRSDEGQGQSPPSLPLLFPQPPRPKYDSQMIDLCNVGFQFYRTLEHLGGKPVRQEPIKPSAVWPQPAPPAFLPAPYPYYPKVHPGLMFPFFVPSSSPFPFGRHAFLPKQAPEPLGPRKADPPEGEETKQKVERVDVNVQVDDSYYVDVGGAQKRWQCPTCEKSYTSKYNLVTHILGHSGIKPHACTRCGKLFKQLSHLHTHMLTHQGTRPHKCQVCHKAFTQTSHLKRHMMQHSEVKPHNCRVCGRGFAYPSELKAHEAKHASGRENICVECGLDFPTLAQLKRHLTTHRGPIQYSCSECDKTFQYPSQLQNHMMKHKDIRPYICSECGMEFVQPHHLKQHSLTHKGVKEHKCGICGREFTLLANMKRHVLIHTNIRAYQCHLCYKSFVQKQTLKAHMIVHSDVKPFKCKLCGKEFNRMHNLMGHMHLHSDSKPFKCLYCPSKFTLKGNLTRHMKVKHGVMERGLHSQGLGRGRIALAQTAGVLRGLEQEEPFDLSQKREAKDPSFQADRDSARVSPCHEVEDNDPGYEVESPSPSLEPQSPSPARSAPHDPQAEAELAPEVPGEADEVDTAGEPQEEAEASSKVLPGAHREQCLRLCTFPSPRRGSSFSDYLYFKHRDESLKELLERKIEKQTVLLGI